A window of the Selenomonadales bacterium genome harbors these coding sequences:
- the rpmJ gene encoding 50S ribosomal protein L36 — MKVKPSVRRMCEKCKLIRRKGRVMVICEEPTHKQKQG, encoded by the coding sequence GTGAAAGTCAAACCTTCAGTGAGGCGCATGTGCGAGAAGTGCAAGCTGATTCGCCGTAAGGGCCGAGTCATGGTAATCTGTGAGGAACCTACTCACAAACAGAAACAAGGATAA
- the rpsE gene encoding 30S ribosomal protein S5: MDRNELSKHDLTEKVIVVKRVSKTRKGGRDSSFSALVAVGDGKGRVGVGLGKAKEVVEAIRKATEDGKKNLITVPLAETSIPHEVTGVAGAGRVLMKPASVGTGVIAGGAVRAILELAGVRDILTKSLGSSNAMNMAQATLSGLQSLRTPEQVAKLRGVAVESLLR, from the coding sequence TTGGATCGCAATGAGTTGAGCAAACATGACCTTACCGAAAAGGTTATCGTCGTTAAGCGCGTCAGCAAGACCCGTAAGGGTGGTCGCGACTCAAGCTTTAGTGCCTTAGTGGCTGTCGGTGACGGTAAAGGTCGCGTCGGCGTAGGGCTAGGCAAGGCCAAGGAAGTTGTGGAAGCTATTCGCAAGGCCACGGAGGACGGCAAGAAGAACCTCATCACTGTCCCCTTAGCTGAAACTAGCATTCCGCACGAGGTAACCGGTGTCGCCGGAGCTGGCCGCGTCCTGATGAAGCCAGCATCTGTCGGTACAGGCGTTATTGCCGGCGGCGCTGTCCGCGCAATTTTAGAGCTCGCGGGTGTACGCGACATTTTAACTAAGTCTTTGGGCTCATCTAACGCTATGAACATGGCACAGGCAACTCTGTCGGGGCTGCAGTCGCTGCGCACGCCCGAGCAGGTAGCTAAGCTGCGTGGCGTTGCCGTAGAGTCCTTGTTACGATAG
- the infA gene encoding translation initiation factor IF-1: MTKRDDVIEVKGKVTEALPNAMFKVELDNGHRILAHVSGKIRINFIRILPGDSVTVELSPYDLTRGRIIYRHK; encoded by the coding sequence ATGACAAAACGCGATGATGTAATCGAGGTAAAGGGCAAGGTAACCGAAGCGCTGCCTAATGCCATGTTTAAAGTAGAGCTAGACAATGGTCACAGAATCTTGGCTCATGTGTCGGGCAAGATACGCATTAACTTCATTCGCATTCTGCCCGGCGACAGCGTGACCGTAGAGCTTTCGCCCTACGACTTAACCCGCGGACGAATAATCTACCGGCATAAGTAG
- the rplF gene encoding 50S ribosomal protein L6, translating into MSRIGKRPIVIPPAVAVNLDGRTVTVTGPRGTLSRDVHPEVNVEVSKSEVTVTRLSDSPLHRSLHGVTRTVIANMIDGVTKGYEKKLEAAGVGWRANVQGKKLVLTVGYSHPVEIDPPAGIEFKAEIVAKPPFGNIPLITVSGNDKEMVGQMATTIRGVREPEPYLGKGIAYVGEKIRRKAGKTSK; encoded by the coding sequence ATGTCAAGAATCGGCAAGAGACCTATCGTCATACCGCCCGCAGTAGCGGTTAATCTGGACGGCCGGACGGTTACCGTGACAGGACCTAGGGGCACGCTCTCGCGTGACGTACACCCGGAGGTAAATGTCGAGGTAAGTAAGAGCGAGGTAACAGTTACGCGCTTGTCCGACAGCCCGCTACACCGTTCGCTGCATGGCGTGACCCGCACCGTTATCGCTAACATGATTGACGGCGTGACCAAAGGTTACGAGAAGAAGCTTGAGGCCGCCGGCGTAGGCTGGCGCGCAAATGTGCAGGGCAAAAAGCTCGTGCTTACCGTAGGATACTCCCACCCGGTAGAGATTGACCCACCGGCAGGCATCGAGTTTAAGGCAGAAATCGTCGCCAAGCCGCCGTTTGGCAATATCCCGCTTATCACTGTCTCCGGCAATGACAAGGAGATGGTAGGGCAGATGGCTACAACCATTCGCGGCGTCCGCGAGCCCGAACCCTACCTTGGCAAGGGAATTGCCTATGTAGGCGAGAAGATTAGACGCAAGGCTGGCAAGACCTCGAAATAG
- the map gene encoding type I methionyl aminopeptidase, translating to MIVYKSDREIALMREAGRVVAEALDAVEQAIAPGVTTARLDWLVEELMLKRGARPAFKGYRGYPASICTSINNEVVHGIPSLKTLSDGDIISIDIGAEINGYYGDAARTFPVGAVDEVSARLIKVTAECLEKGILQCVVNRRLTDISYAIQSHAEANGFSVVKEFVGHGIGRAMHEEPQLPNFGRPGRGPRLTPGLVLAIEPMVNTGGSLTQVLADNWTVVTKDGGRSAHFEHTVAITANGPEILTRL from the coding sequence ATGATTGTATACAAATCTGACCGCGAAATCGCCCTGATGCGCGAGGCGGGGCGAGTGGTGGCCGAGGCACTCGACGCAGTGGAACAGGCCATTGCTCCCGGGGTAACCACCGCTAGGCTCGACTGGCTAGTCGAGGAGTTAATGCTAAAGCGCGGCGCACGACCCGCCTTTAAAGGGTACCGCGGCTATCCCGCTAGTATCTGTACGTCAATTAACAATGAGGTCGTACATGGAATTCCTAGTTTGAAAACGCTGTCTGATGGCGATATTATTAGTATTGACATCGGCGCGGAAATCAATGGATATTACGGCGACGCGGCGCGGACTTTTCCCGTCGGCGCGGTGGATGAAGTTTCCGCTCGCTTGATTAAAGTCACGGCTGAGTGCTTGGAAAAGGGCATTCTGCAATGTGTCGTCAACAGGCGCCTGACCGATATCTCGTACGCTATACAATCCCATGCCGAGGCGAATGGTTTTTCCGTAGTCAAGGAATTTGTGGGACACGGTATCGGGCGAGCTATGCATGAAGAACCACAACTGCCTAATTTCGGCCGCCCGGGGCGAGGTCCTAGGCTTACTCCCGGCCTAGTGCTAGCCATTGAGCCCATGGTCAATACGGGAGGATCTCTTACCCAAGTGCTTGCGGATAACTGGACGGTAGTGACTAAAGACGGCGGTCGTTCTGCCCACTTTGAGCACACCGTGGCTATCACCGCAAACGGGCCTGAGATACTAACCCGTCTCTGA
- the rpmD gene encoding 50S ribosomal protein L30 produces the protein MAKLQITLVRSLIGRPEDQRATCRALGLTKTHRTVQHEDTQAIRGMVEKVSHLVKVVES, from the coding sequence ATGGCCAAATTGCAGATTACGCTAGTGCGCAGCCTCATCGGGCGCCCGGAAGACCAACGGGCGACTTGCCGCGCGTTAGGCCTCACTAAGACACACCGCACAGTACAGCATGAAGACACGCAGGCAATACGCGGGATGGTCGAGAAGGTCAGTCATCTCGTCAAAGTAGTCGAGAGCTAA
- the rplO gene encoding 50S ribosomal protein L15, translating to MKLHNLQPAEGSRQVRKRVGRGHGSGLGKTSGRGSKGQWARAGGGVRPGFEGGQMPLYRRLPKRGFNNKWKTFFALVNVQDLEVFPAGSVVELESLMAAGLVKNPLDGVKILGMGEITKSLTVRATAFSKSAAEKIAAAGGQVEVI from the coding sequence ATGAAACTCCACAATCTACAGCCGGCAGAGGGCTCCCGTCAGGTGCGCAAGCGCGTCGGCCGTGGCCACGGCTCGGGACTCGGCAAGACTTCCGGTCGCGGTAGCAAGGGACAGTGGGCGCGTGCCGGCGGCGGCGTACGTCCGGGGTTTGAAGGCGGTCAGATGCCTCTATACCGGAGATTGCCAAAGCGCGGGTTTAATAATAAATGGAAAACGTTCTTTGCCTTAGTTAATGTGCAGGACCTTGAGGTGTTTCCTGCCGGGAGCGTCGTTGAGCTAGAGTCGCTTATGGCGGCGGGTCTTGTGAAGAACCCCCTCGACGGCGTCAAGATTCTCGGCATGGGCGAAATAACTAAGTCCCTTACGGTTAGGGCTACTGCTTTTAGCAAGTCGGCTGCCGAGAAAATAGCTGCCGCTGGCGGACAGGTTGAGGTGATATAG
- the secY gene encoding preprotein translocase subunit SecY: MLASLRNLWRIEDLRKRIMYTLGIFLIIRFGNFIPVPGADRLAMTQFMEGQGGLFGLLDVISGGALANLSIFTLTIGPYITSSIIVSLLQVIIPSWEALAKEGEEGRKKLNSYTRYGTVILAFVQGYATSVGLANEGALAAGHLSYLLTAISFTAGATVVMWLGEMITEKGIGNGISLVIFANIASQLPGTLTSLIAFLREGTLNIFTVVLLGILTLVVIAGVVWVQEGQRRIPVQYAKRVVGRKMYGGQTTHIPLRVNQAGVIPVIFASSLLMFPQVITQFTRAEWVQGIAEALRFGGWLHNVLYVFLIFVFSYFYTFLQFNPKEMAENMQKHGGAIPGVRPGRTTADFLFRVVNRLTLVGSAFLALIVILPLALSGVVRVNIGIGGTALLIVVGVALETMKQIEGHLVMRNYSGFMK, encoded by the coding sequence GTGCTCGCGAGCTTACGTAACCTATGGCGCATTGAGGACCTGCGCAAGCGCATTATGTACACGCTCGGCATCTTCCTCATCATACGCTTCGGCAACTTCATCCCGGTCCCAGGAGCCGACCGCCTCGCTATGACGCAGTTTATGGAGGGCCAAGGCGGCCTGTTCGGGCTGTTAGACGTCATCTCCGGCGGTGCATTAGCGAACCTCTCTATTTTTACGCTGACGATTGGCCCCTACATTACGTCGAGCATTATCGTTAGCCTCCTGCAAGTGATTATTCCGAGCTGGGAGGCCCTAGCCAAAGAGGGCGAAGAGGGACGCAAGAAGCTTAATAGTTACACGCGTTACGGCACGGTAATCCTAGCTTTTGTCCAAGGCTATGCCACTTCGGTCGGGTTAGCTAACGAAGGCGCACTCGCGGCTGGGCACCTGAGTTACTTGCTGACGGCCATCAGCTTTACGGCCGGCGCGACAGTGGTTATGTGGTTAGGCGAAATGATTACCGAGAAAGGCATCGGCAACGGCATCTCGCTTGTGATCTTCGCCAACATTGCCTCGCAGTTGCCGGGTACACTTACGAGTCTGATTGCGTTCCTGCGTGAGGGGACGCTTAACATCTTCACTGTAGTTCTGCTCGGCATCCTGACCTTAGTCGTCATTGCCGGTGTAGTGTGGGTGCAGGAAGGTCAGCGCCGTATCCCTGTGCAGTACGCTAAGCGCGTAGTCGGGCGCAAGATGTATGGTGGGCAGACCACGCACATTCCCTTGCGCGTCAACCAAGCCGGCGTTATCCCCGTAATCTTTGCCTCCTCGCTCCTGATGTTCCCGCAGGTAATCACCCAGTTCACGCGGGCGGAGTGGGTGCAAGGCATAGCGGAAGCGCTCAGGTTCGGCGGCTGGTTGCATAACGTCTTGTACGTGTTTCTTATCTTCGTGTTCAGCTATTTCTACACGTTCCTGCAGTTTAACCCCAAGGAAATGGCGGAAAACATGCAGAAGCATGGCGGGGCAATCCCCGGCGTGCGTCCGGGACGTACGACGGCGGACTTCCTTTTCCGGGTCGTAAACCGACTGACGCTCGTAGGCTCTGCGTTCTTGGCTCTTATCGTTATCCTGCCGCTTGCGCTTTCCGGCGTAGTGCGCGTGAACATTGGCATCGGCGGAACGGCTCTCCTCATCGTGGTAGGTGTGGCGCTTGAGACCATGAAGCAAATCGAAGGTCATCTCGTCATGCGTAACTACAGCGGCTTTATGAAGTAG
- the rplR gene encoding 50S ribosomal protein L18 — translation MLQQLDKNKIRKTRHLRVRKSVAGTDLRPRLNVFRSSRHMYAQVIDDTTGHTLVSASTLSPELKGISAGGVEAAKAVGKLVAEKALAKGLTRIVFDRGGYLYHGRVAALADAARAAGLEF, via the coding sequence GTGTTACAGCAGCTAGACAAAAACAAAATTCGTAAGACTCGTCATCTGCGTGTACGCAAGTCCGTCGCAGGGACAGATTTGCGCCCGCGTTTAAATGTTTTTCGCAGTTCCCGACACATGTACGCACAAGTCATAGATGACACGACCGGCCACACGCTTGTCAGCGCTTCCACCCTGAGTCCCGAACTCAAGGGCATCTCTGCTGGCGGCGTAGAGGCTGCTAAAGCCGTGGGCAAATTAGTTGCGGAAAAGGCTTTGGCCAAAGGCTTAACAAGAATCGTCTTCGACCGCGGTGGATATCTCTACCACGGACGCGTCGCGGCATTAGCTGACGCTGCGCGCGCAGCCGGGCTTGAGTTCTAG
- a CDS encoding adenylate kinase, with translation MNVILLGAPGAGKGTQASLLVKEFGVPHISTGDMFRQALQAQTPLGLAAKSFMERGELVPDEVTIGIVAERLAAADVAHGFLLDGFPRTLNQASALDEVLAKLGKCLTAVLNIEVPEDELMRRLTGRQVCKACGATYHRVFHPSPEGEKCGLCGGVLYQRADDSEETARARLTVYRKQTAPLIEYYGQRGLLKTVDGLLPIDVVTENMRALLG, from the coding sequence ATGAACGTAATCCTCCTAGGTGCGCCCGGCGCGGGCAAAGGCACACAGGCTTCCCTGCTCGTTAAGGAGTTTGGCGTGCCCCACATTTCTACCGGCGACATGTTCCGGCAGGCGCTGCAGGCGCAAACGCCCTTAGGCCTTGCCGCTAAGTCCTTTATGGAACGCGGCGAACTGGTGCCTGACGAAGTAACTATCGGCATCGTGGCGGAGCGTCTGGCGGCGGCGGACGTAGCACATGGCTTTTTACTTGACGGCTTTCCGCGCACGCTAAACCAAGCCTCCGCCCTTGACGAGGTCCTAGCAAAGCTTGGGAAGTGCCTAACAGCCGTGCTCAACATCGAAGTGCCGGAGGATGAGCTGATGCGGCGCCTAACCGGTCGGCAAGTGTGCAAGGCCTGTGGCGCGACGTACCACCGTGTTTTTCACCCCTCACCCGAGGGTGAGAAGTGTGGGCTATGCGGTGGAGTGCTCTACCAGCGCGCAGACGACAGCGAAGAGACCGCGAGAGCCAGGCTGACGGTTTACAGGAAACAGACAGCGCCACTCATCGAGTACTATGGGCAGCGCGGCTTGCTCAAGACTGTCGACGGCTTGTTGCCAATTGACGTTGTCACCGAGAACATGAGAGCGCTTCTGGGGTAA